One segment of Streptomyces sp. NBC_00576 DNA contains the following:
- a CDS encoding alpha/beta hydrolase, which translates to MTSFDTSPQLNVWRALLALAVVFVMLATTGWTAVRSHRTPSPLQASLSAWEHGRIGGYALPDPDEAPGRLGRFFASLTDRQRDRLVRRYPLAVGNMNGAPVDLRFRANRIALHTARETERVRVHDDRLSPVGQHEAGRRMERFDALLENGRQILAFDPEGSGRVAEVFGDLDKAQRVSVVVPGVDTDVLTFQRTNRKYSAPVGMASALYRAEWETSPTTRTAVIAWADYTAPNGLGMDAATAMRANSGALRLNALVRGLPGRAPVALYCHSYGSVVCGVAAHALPRRVTDIAVAGSPGMRAENSAQLHTSAQVWAMRDADDWIQDVPYLEVGGLGHGADPVSSAFGARVLSARGAKGHGGYFEPGTESLDNFAEIGVGAYDAVQCAQRDQKDQQDRKDDVCLKGLSDGAMAGRA; encoded by the coding sequence GTGACTTCCTTCGACACCTCTCCGCAACTGAACGTCTGGCGCGCACTGCTCGCGCTGGCCGTGGTCTTCGTGATGCTCGCGACGACCGGCTGGACCGCGGTCCGCAGCCATCGCACACCCTCGCCGCTCCAGGCGTCGCTCTCCGCGTGGGAGCACGGACGGATAGGCGGCTACGCGCTGCCCGATCCGGACGAGGCGCCCGGCCGGCTGGGCCGGTTCTTCGCCTCGCTCACCGACCGCCAGCGCGACCGGCTCGTGCGTCGCTACCCGTTGGCGGTCGGCAACATGAACGGCGCGCCCGTCGACTTGCGTTTTCGCGCCAACCGCATCGCGCTGCACACGGCACGCGAGACCGAGCGGGTGCGCGTGCACGACGACCGGCTGTCGCCCGTCGGACAGCACGAGGCGGGGCGCCGCATGGAGCGCTTCGACGCGCTGCTGGAGAACGGCCGCCAGATCCTCGCCTTCGACCCCGAGGGCTCGGGCCGTGTCGCCGAGGTCTTCGGCGACCTCGACAAGGCGCAGCGCGTCTCGGTCGTGGTCCCGGGCGTGGACACCGACGTCCTCACCTTCCAGCGCACCAACCGCAAGTACTCGGCGCCCGTCGGCATGGCCTCGGCGCTGTACCGCGCGGAGTGGGAGACGAGCCCCACGACCCGTACGGCCGTGATCGCCTGGGCCGACTACACCGCGCCCAACGGGCTCGGCATGGACGCGGCGACGGCGATGCGCGCGAACTCCGGGGCGCTGCGACTGAACGCGCTGGTGCGCGGGCTGCCCGGCCGGGCGCCGGTCGCGTTGTACTGCCACAGCTACGGCTCGGTGGTGTGCGGGGTCGCCGCACACGCGCTGCCGCGCCGGGTGACCGACATCGCGGTGGCCGGCAGCCCCGGTATGCGGGCCGAGAACTCCGCTCAGCTGCACACCTCCGCCCAGGTGTGGGCGATGCGGGACGCCGACGACTGGATCCAGGACGTGCCGTACCTGGAGGTCGGCGGCCTCGGACACGGCGCCGATCCGGTGTCGTCGGCCTTCGGCGCACGCGTGCTGTCCGCGCGGGGCGCGAAGGGACACGGCGGCTATTTCGAGCCGGGTACGGAGAGTCTGGACAACTTCGCCGAGATCGGCGTCGGTGCGTACGACGCCGTGCAGTGCGCTCAGCGGGATCAGAAGGATCAGCAGGACCGCAAGGATGACGTGTGTCTGAAGGGTTTGTCCGACGGGGCTATGGCCGGACGCGCGTAG
- a CDS encoding MFS transporter, which translates to MTSQTTIDMAAPADPTPAKGLRGHPWLTLISVAVGVMMVALDGTIVAIANPAIQKDLGASFAQVQWITNGYFLALAVTLITAGKLGDRFGHRQTFLVGIVGFAASSAAIGLSSSIALVVTFRVFQGLFGALLMPAALGLLRATFPAEKLNMAIGIWGMVIGASTAGGPILGGLLVEHVSWQSVFFINVPVGVLALVIGLVILVDHRAENAPRSFDLLGIALLSGAMFCLVWALIKAPAWGWGDGKTWLFLVVSVVGFGLFAVWEQKVKEPLIPLNLFRSVPLSAGVVLMVLMAIAFMGGLFFVTFYLQNVHGMSPIDAGLHLLPLTGMMIVGSPLAGAMISKTGPRIPLAGGMACVAIAMFGMSTLETDTGSGIMSLWFAMLGLGLAPVMVGATEVIVGNAPMELSGVAGGLQQAAMQIGGSLGTAVLGAVMASKVDNDLAGNWTAAGLPQLTPEQQAQASEAVQVGVPPVAPGTPETVVAQITKVAHDTFISGMSLACLVAAGVAAVAVVVALLTKRGENAEAGAGAAHI; encoded by the coding sequence ATGACTAGCCAGACCACCATCGACATGGCCGCCCCGGCGGACCCCACGCCTGCCAAGGGGCTGCGCGGCCATCCGTGGCTGACCCTGATATCCGTGGCCGTCGGGGTCATGATGGTGGCCCTGGACGGCACCATCGTGGCCATCGCCAACCCGGCCATCCAGAAGGACCTGGGCGCGAGTTTCGCGCAGGTCCAGTGGATCACCAACGGCTACTTCCTCGCGCTCGCGGTCACACTGATCACCGCGGGCAAGCTCGGTGACCGGTTCGGGCACCGGCAGACCTTCCTCGTCGGCATCGTCGGCTTCGCCGCCTCGTCGGCGGCCATCGGCCTGTCCAGCAGTATCGCCCTGGTCGTCACCTTCCGGGTGTTCCAGGGGCTGTTCGGTGCGCTGCTGATGCCGGCCGCGCTCGGTCTGCTGCGGGCCACGTTCCCCGCCGAGAAGCTGAACATGGCCATCGGCATCTGGGGCATGGTCATCGGCGCGTCCACCGCGGGCGGCCCGATCCTCGGCGGACTGCTCGTCGAGCACGTCAGCTGGCAGTCGGTGTTCTTCATCAACGTGCCGGTGGGTGTCCTGGCCCTCGTCATCGGCCTGGTGATCCTGGTCGACCACCGCGCGGAGAACGCCCCGCGCTCCTTCGACCTCCTCGGTATCGCCCTGCTCTCCGGCGCGATGTTCTGCCTGGTGTGGGCGCTCATCAAGGCTCCGGCGTGGGGCTGGGGCGACGGCAAGACGTGGCTGTTCCTGGTGGTGTCGGTGGTGGGCTTCGGGCTCTTCGCCGTCTGGGAGCAGAAGGTCAAGGAGCCGCTGATCCCGCTCAACCTGTTCCGTTCGGTCCCGCTGTCGGCGGGCGTGGTGCTGATGGTCCTGATGGCCATCGCCTTCATGGGCGGCCTCTTCTTCGTCACCTTCTATCTGCAGAACGTGCACGGTATGAGTCCGATCGACGCGGGTCTGCATCTGCTCCCGCTCACCGGGATGATGATCGTCGGCTCGCCCCTGGCCGGCGCGATGATCAGCAAGACGGGCCCGCGCATCCCGCTCGCGGGCGGTATGGCGTGCGTCGCGATCGCCATGTTCGGCATGTCCACGCTGGAGACCGACACCGGCAGCGGCATCATGTCGCTCTGGTTCGCCATGCTCGGCCTCGGCCTCGCCCCGGTCATGGTCGGCGCGACGGAGGTCATCGTCGGCAACGCCCCGATGGAACTCTCCGGTGTCGCCGGCGGTCTCCAGCAGGCGGCGATGCAGATCGGCGGCAGCCTCGGTACGGCGGTCCTGGGCGCGGTCATGGCCTCCAAGGTCGACAACGACCTCGCGGGCAACTGGACGGCGGCGGGCCTCCCGCAGCTCACCCCTGAGCAGCAGGCCCAGGCCTCGGAAGCGGTCCAGGTCGGCGTGCCGCCGGTGGCGCCCGGCACGCCGGAGACGGTCGTCGCCCAGATCACGAAGGTCGCCCACGACACGTTCATCTCCGGTATGAGCCTGGCCTGTCTGGTCGCGGCCGGCGTGGCCGCGGTCGCGGTCGTGGTCGCGCTGCTGACGAAGCGCGGCGAGAACGCGGAGGCGGGCGCGGGGGCGGCGCACATCTGA
- a CDS encoding DUF3052 domain-containing protein, translated as MSATADHAEERTNPAARLGFQPEQVVQEIGYDDDVDQELREAIEEVIGSDLVDEEYDDVADAVVLWFRDDDGDLTDSLVDATTYIEEGGAILLLTPKTGRDGYVEPSDISEAATTAGLSATKSVSVGKDWSGSRLATPKAAKSKK; from the coding sequence GTGAGCGCGACCGCGGACCACGCGGAGGAGCGGACTAACCCTGCCGCAAGGCTGGGGTTCCAGCCCGAGCAGGTGGTCCAGGAGATCGGCTACGACGACGACGTCGACCAGGAGCTCCGCGAGGCCATTGAGGAAGTCATCGGCAGCGATCTCGTGGACGAGGAGTACGACGACGTCGCAGATGCCGTGGTGCTGTGGTTCCGCGACGACGACGGCGACCTGACCGATTCGCTGGTGGATGCCACCACGTACATCGAAGAAGGCGGCGCGATCCTGCTCCTCACGCCCAAGACGGGCCGTGACGGCTATGTGGAGCCGAGCGACATCTCTGAAGCCGCGACGACGGCGGGTCTGTCGGCGACGAAGAGCGTCAGTGTGGGCAAGGACTGGAGTGGGAGTCGTCTGGCGACGCCCAAGGCAGCGAAGTCGAAGAAGTGA
- a CDS encoding TerD family protein, whose amino-acid sequence MGVSLSKGGNVSLTKEAPGLTAVIVGLGWDARSTTGTDFDLDASAILTNAEGKVSSDANFVFFNNLKSPDGSVEHTGDNITGEGEGDDEQIKVNLAAVPADVDKIVFPVSIYEAESRQQSFGQVRNAFIRVVNQAGEAELARYDLSEDASTETAMVFGELYRHGAEWKFRAIGQGYASGLRGIAQDFGVNV is encoded by the coding sequence GTGGGAGTCAGCCTCAGCAAGGGCGGCAACGTATCGCTGACGAAGGAGGCCCCGGGTCTCACCGCGGTCATCGTCGGTCTGGGGTGGGACGCGCGTTCCACCACCGGCACCGACTTCGACCTCGACGCCAGCGCCATCCTGACGAACGCGGAGGGCAAGGTCAGTTCTGACGCCAACTTCGTGTTCTTCAACAACCTCAAGAGCCCGGACGGCTCCGTCGAACACACCGGCGACAACATCACCGGTGAGGGCGAGGGCGACGACGAGCAGATCAAGGTCAACCTCGCGGCGGTCCCGGCCGACGTCGACAAGATCGTGTTTCCGGTCTCGATCTACGAAGCCGAGAGCCGTCAGCAGTCCTTCGGTCAGGTGCGCAACGCGTTCATCCGCGTCGTGAACCAGGCGGGCGAGGCGGAGCTCGCACGCTACGACCTCTCCGAGGACGCCTCGACGGAGACCGCCATGGTCTTCGGCGAGCTGTACCGGCACGGCGCGGAGTGGAAGTTCCGCGCCATCGGCCAGGGGTACGCGTCCGGCCTGCGCGGTATCGCGCAGGACTTCGGCGTGAACGTCTGA
- a CDS encoding TetR family transcriptional regulator has protein sequence MSAAETEVGPGSGPGLRERKKQRTRDALVRAALTLFTSKGYEHTTVDEIAEAVEVSQRTFFRYFAGKEDAAFAVSRIAEAHFIQAVRERPSHEAPLEALRQAVLEGWHTINEAVESVVPAELQMRMYYVIESTPVLLAAHMRRSAETEEAVARLIAEREGVDVDGDLRPRVVVALFSGLMRLTERRWGAGSDMSLTAMRELTSTYLDAMGPALSGNWRAEGS, from the coding sequence ATGAGCGCTGCCGAAACCGAGGTGGGTCCGGGGTCCGGCCCCGGCCTGCGCGAGCGCAAGAAGCAGCGCACCCGGGACGCGCTCGTGCGCGCCGCCCTCACCCTGTTCACCAGCAAGGGGTACGAGCACACGACCGTCGACGAGATCGCCGAGGCCGTCGAGGTCTCGCAGCGCACCTTCTTCCGCTACTTCGCCGGCAAGGAGGACGCCGCCTTCGCCGTATCCCGCATCGCGGAGGCGCACTTCATCCAGGCCGTGCGCGAACGCCCGTCGCACGAGGCCCCGTTGGAGGCGCTGCGCCAGGCCGTGCTGGAGGGCTGGCACACCATCAACGAGGCCGTGGAGTCCGTCGTACCGGCGGAGTTGCAGATGCGCATGTACTACGTGATCGAGTCGACGCCGGTGCTGCTCGCCGCGCACATGCGCCGCTCCGCCGAGACGGAGGAGGCGGTGGCGCGGCTGATCGCCGAGCGCGAGGGCGTCGACGTGGACGGCGATCTGCGGCCGCGGGTCGTGGTGGCCCTGTTCAGCGGGCTGATGCGGCTGACGGAACGGCGGTGGGGCGCGGGCTCGGACATGAGCCTGACGGCGATGCGCGAGCTCACCAGCACCTATCTCGACGCGATGGGGCCGGCGCTGTCGGGGAACTGGCGCGCGGAGGGGTCGTAA
- a CDS encoding peroxiredoxin: MAIEVGDKAPDFELKDNHGATVRLSDFRGAKNVVLLFYPFAFTGVCTGELCDLRDNLPRFSDRDTQVLAVSNDSIHTLRVFGEQEGFEYPLLSDFWPHGNISRAYGVFDEDKGCAVRGTFIIDKEGVVRWTVVNGLPDARDLNEYVKALDTL; this comes from the coding sequence ATGGCGATCGAGGTCGGCGACAAGGCCCCGGACTTCGAGCTCAAGGACAACCACGGCGCCACCGTGCGGCTCTCGGACTTCCGCGGCGCGAAGAACGTGGTTCTGCTCTTCTATCCCTTCGCCTTCACCGGCGTCTGCACCGGCGAGCTGTGCGACCTGCGGGACAACCTGCCGAGGTTCTCCGACCGGGACACCCAGGTGCTCGCTGTCTCCAACGACTCCATCCACACCCTGCGCGTCTTCGGCGAGCAGGAGGGCTTCGAGTACCCCCTGCTGTCCGACTTCTGGCCGCACGGCAACATTTCGCGCGCGTACGGCGTCTTCGACGAGGACAAGGGTTGCGCGGTGCGCGGGACCTTCATCATCGACAAGGAGGGCGTCGTGCGGTGGACCGTAGTCAACGGCCTGCCCGACGCGCGTGACCTGAACGAGTACGTGAAGGCCCTCGACACCCTGTGA
- a CDS encoding small hydrophobic protein produces the protein MAAFGRQHPTRRHPGTRSSRTWQRSAPDSATLGIIGLICAVAGFFVLGIILGPVAIVCGWLAMGRSWKGPHPIPPLVAVVLGAIDTLLAIIWLAGATGPTTGFF, from the coding sequence ATGGCGGCCTTCGGACGACAGCACCCCACCCGCAGGCACCCCGGCACACGCAGCAGCAGGACCTGGCAGCGCTCCGCCCCGGACAGCGCGACTCTGGGAATCATCGGGCTCATCTGCGCCGTAGCCGGCTTCTTCGTCCTCGGCATCATCCTGGGCCCCGTGGCCATCGTCTGCGGCTGGCTGGCGATGGGCCGCAGCTGGAAGGGCCCGCACCCGATACCGCCCCTGGTGGCCGTGGTCCTCGGCGCGATCGACACGCTTCTGGCCATCATCTGGCTGGCGGGCGCCACGGGCCCGACGACCGGCTTCTTCTGA
- a CDS encoding potassium channel family protein: protein MKKASAQARWERHTQRPLMALAVVFTVAYAVPIVDNPASRSVSVACTIAEWTVWGAFAVDYLARVALADRRREYVRRHWLDLFAVLLPLLQPLRLLRVVSTLLLVGRRAQMASQVRLTTYVGGAVVGLLMFGSLAVLSVERASPEGNIRTLDDALWWSFTTMTTVGYGDHAPTTGVGRMLAVGLMLSGIALLGLVTANIAAWFISRFEMDDVEERRQTAAIATLTDEVRALRAEVAALTGTRERVGEEQPH, encoded by the coding sequence ATGAAGAAAGCATCGGCACAGGCCCGTTGGGAGCGGCACACCCAGCGGCCCCTGATGGCGCTCGCGGTCGTGTTCACCGTCGCCTACGCGGTGCCGATCGTGGACAACCCCGCGAGCCGGTCCGTGTCGGTCGCGTGCACGATCGCGGAGTGGACGGTGTGGGGCGCGTTCGCGGTCGACTATCTCGCCCGGGTGGCTCTCGCCGACCGACGCCGGGAGTACGTACGACGGCACTGGCTCGACCTGTTCGCCGTACTGCTGCCGCTGCTCCAGCCGCTCAGGCTGCTGCGCGTCGTCTCCACGCTGCTGCTGGTGGGCCGACGCGCCCAGATGGCGTCCCAGGTACGCCTGACGACGTACGTCGGCGGGGCCGTGGTGGGGCTGCTGATGTTCGGTTCGCTGGCCGTGCTGTCGGTGGAACGCGCGTCACCGGAAGGGAACATCCGAACGCTGGATGACGCGCTGTGGTGGTCGTTCACCACGATGACGACAGTGGGGTACGGGGACCACGCGCCGACGACCGGAGTGGGCCGGATGCTCGCGGTCGGGCTGATGCTGTCCGGGATCGCGCTGCTCGGTCTCGTCACCGCGAACATCGCCGCCTGGTTCATCTCCCGGTTCGAGATGGACGACGTGGAGGAACGGCGCCAGACGGCGGCGATCGCGACACTCACGGACGAGGTACGGGCACTGCGCGCGGAGGTGGCCGCGCTGACCGGCACGAGGGAGCGGGTGGGCGAGGAGCAGCCCCATTAG
- the aceE gene encoding pyruvate dehydrogenase (acetyl-transferring), homodimeric type, whose amino-acid sequence MASGSDRNPIIIGGLPSQVPDFDPEETQEWLDSLDAAVDERGRERARYLMLRLIERAREKRVAVPEMRSTDYVNTIATKDEPFFPGNEEIERRILNATRWNAAVMVSRAQRPGIGVGGHIATFASSASLYDVGFNHFFRGKDEGDGGDQIFFQGHASPGIYARAFLLDRLSEQQLDAFRQEKSKAPYGLSSYPHPRLMPDFWEFPTVSMGLGPLGAIFQARMNRYMEARGIADTSKSHVWAFLGDGEMDEPESLGQLSIAAREGLDNLTFVVNCNLQRLDGPVRGNGKIIQELESQFRGAGWNVVKLVWDRSWDPLLAQDRDGVLVNKMNTTPDGQFQTYATETGAYIRDHFFGDDTRLRAMVEGMTDDQVLHLGRGGHDHKKIFAAFAAAKEHKGQPTVILAKTVKGWTLGPNFEGRNATHQMKKLTAADLKGFRDRLHLPISDKELEGGAPPYFHPGRNSEEIQYMHDRRKSLGGYVPTRVVRAKPLALPEEKTYASVKKGSGQQSIATTMAFVRLLKDLMRDKEIGKRFVLIAPDEYRTFGMDSFFPSAKIYNPLGQQYESVDRELLLAYKESPTGQMLHDGISEAGCTASLIAAGSAYATHGEPLIPVYVFYSMFGFQRTGDQFWQMADQLARGFVLGATAGRTTLTGEGLQHADGHSQLLASTNPGCVAYDPAYSYEIAYIVQDGLRRMYGPDSEDVFYYLTVYNEPIRHPAEPENVDVDGILKGIHRVGEGTSGTIPAQVIASGVAVPWALEAQRILAEDWNVKADVWSATSWNELRREAVAVEQHNLLHPEEEQRVPYVTRKLSSAEGPFVAVSDWMRSVPDQISRWVPGTYQSLGADGFGFADTRGAARRHFHIDAQSIAVAVLTELAKEGKVDRSLLKQAIDRYQLLDVAAADPGAAGGDA is encoded by the coding sequence GTGGCTTCCGGTTCAGATCGCAACCCGATCATCATTGGCGGCCTTCCTAGTCAGGTTCCTGACTTCGATCCCGAAGAAACCCAGGAGTGGCTCGACTCTCTCGACGCCGCTGTTGACGAGCGCGGCCGGGAGCGGGCCCGCTATCTGATGCTGCGGCTGATCGAGCGGGCCCGCGAGAAGCGCGTGGCCGTGCCCGAGATGCGGAGCACGGACTACGTCAACACGATCGCGACGAAGGACGAGCCCTTCTTCCCCGGCAACGAGGAGATCGAGCGCCGCATCCTCAACGCGACCCGGTGGAACGCGGCCGTGATGGTCTCGCGCGCCCAGCGGCCCGGGATCGGCGTCGGCGGCCACATCGCGACCTTCGCCTCCTCCGCCTCCCTCTACGACGTGGGCTTCAACCACTTCTTCCGGGGCAAGGACGAGGGCGACGGCGGCGACCAGATCTTCTTCCAGGGCCACGCCTCCCCTGGTATCTACGCCCGCGCGTTCCTTCTCGACCGGCTCAGCGAGCAGCAGCTGGACGCGTTCCGCCAGGAGAAGTCGAAGGCGCCGTACGGGCTGTCCTCGTACCCGCACCCGCGGTTGATGCCGGACTTCTGGGAGTTCCCGACCGTCTCGATGGGCCTCGGCCCGCTCGGCGCGATCTTCCAGGCGCGGATGAACCGCTACATGGAGGCGCGCGGGATCGCGGACACCTCCAAGTCACACGTGTGGGCGTTCCTCGGTGACGGCGAGATGGACGAGCCGGAGTCGCTCGGCCAGCTGTCGATCGCCGCGCGCGAGGGCCTCGACAACCTGACCTTCGTCGTCAACTGCAACCTCCAGCGGCTCGACGGCCCGGTGCGCGGCAACGGCAAGATCATCCAGGAGCTGGAGTCGCAGTTCCGGGGCGCCGGCTGGAACGTCGTCAAGCTGGTGTGGGACCGCAGCTGGGACCCGCTGCTCGCGCAGGACCGGGACGGCGTGCTCGTCAACAAGATGAACACGACCCCCGACGGTCAGTTCCAGACGTACGCCACCGAGACGGGCGCGTACATCCGCGACCACTTCTTCGGGGACGACACCCGGCTGCGCGCGATGGTTGAGGGCATGACCGACGACCAGGTCCTGCACCTGGGCCGTGGCGGCCACGACCACAAGAAGATCTTCGCGGCGTTCGCGGCGGCCAAGGAGCACAAGGGCCAGCCGACCGTCATCCTCGCCAAGACGGTCAAGGGCTGGACGCTCGGACCCAACTTCGAGGGCCGCAACGCCACGCACCAGATGAAGAAGCTGACGGCGGCCGACCTCAAGGGCTTCCGCGACCGGCTCCATCTGCCGATCTCCGACAAGGAGCTGGAGGGCGGCGCGCCGCCGTACTTCCACCCGGGCCGGAACTCGGAAGAGATCCAGTACATGCACGACCGCCGCAAGTCGCTCGGCGGTTACGTCCCGACCCGCGTCGTCCGCGCCAAGCCGCTGGCACTGCCGGAGGAGAAGACGTACGCGAGTGTGAAGAAGGGTTCGGGTCAGCAGTCGATCGCCACGACCATGGCGTTCGTCCGGCTGCTCAAGGACCTCATGCGGGACAAGGAGATCGGCAAGCGGTTCGTGCTGATCGCGCCGGACGAGTACCGCACGTTCGGCATGGACTCGTTCTTCCCGAGCGCGAAGATCTACAACCCGCTCGGCCAGCAGTACGAGTCGGTCGACCGGGAGCTGCTCCTCGCGTACAAGGAGTCGCCGACCGGCCAGATGCTGCACGACGGCATCTCGGAGGCCGGCTGCACCGCCTCGCTGATCGCCGCGGGCTCGGCCTACGCGACGCACGGCGAGCCGCTGATCCCGGTGTACGTCTTCTACTCGATGTTCGGTTTCCAGCGCACCGGCGACCAGTTCTGGCAGATGGCCGACCAGTTGGCGCGCGGTTTCGTGCTGGGCGCGACCGCCGGGCGTACGACTCTGACCGGTGAGGGTCTGCAGCACGCCGACGGCCACTCGCAGCTGCTCGCCTCGACGAACCCGGGCTGTGTGGCGTACGACCCGGCCTACTCGTACGAGATCGCGTACATCGTGCAGGACGGTCTGCGCCGGATGTACGGTCCGGACAGTGAGGACGTCTTCTACTACCTCACCGTCTACAACGAGCCCATCCGGCACCCGGCCGAGCCCGAGAACGTCGATGTCGACGGCATCCTCAAGGGCATCCACCGTGTGGGCGAAGGGACTTCGGGCACCATCCCCGCCCAGGTCATCGCGTCCGGTGTCGCGGTGCCGTGGGCGCTGGAGGCGCAGCGGATCCTCGCCGAGGACTGGAACGTGAAGGCGGACGTCTGGTCGGCGACCTCCTGGAACGAGCTGCGGCGCGAGGCGGTCGCGGTGGAGCAGCACAACCTGCTGCACCCGGAGGAAGAGCAGCGCGTCCCCTATGTGACGCGGAAGCTGAGCTCGGCCGAGGGTCCGTTCGTGGCCGTGTCCGACTGGATGCGTTCGGTTCCGGACCAGATCTCGCGTTGGGTGCCGGGGACGTACCAGTCGCTGGGCGCGGACGGCTTCGGCTTCGCGGACACGCGGGGCGCGGCCCGGCGCCACTTCCACATCGACGCGCAGTCGATCGCGGTGGCGGTGCTGACCGAGCTGGCCAAGGAGGGCAAGGTGGACCGCTCGCTGCTGAAGCAGGCGATCGACCGGTACCAGCTGCTCGACGTGGCCGCGGCGGACCCGGGCGCCGCGGGCGGCGACGCGTAG
- a CDS encoding TerD family protein → MGVTLAKGGNVSLSKAAPNLTQVLVGLGWDARSTTGAPFDLDASALLCGGGRVLGDEWFIFYNQLTSPDGSVEHTGDNLTGEGEGDDESLIVDLPKVPAACDKIIFPVSIHDADNRGQTFGQVGNAFIRVVNQADGQELARYDLSEDASTETAMIFGELYRYQGEWKFRAVGQGYASGLKGIALDFGVNVS, encoded by the coding sequence ATGGGCGTCACGCTTGCCAAGGGGGGCAATGTCTCCCTCTCCAAAGCCGCACCGAACCTCACCCAGGTGTTGGTCGGGCTCGGCTGGGACGCGCGTTCCACCACCGGCGCACCGTTCGACCTCGACGCCAGCGCGCTGCTGTGCGGTGGCGGACGGGTGCTCGGCGACGAGTGGTTCATCTTCTACAACCAGCTCACGAGCCCGGACGGCTCGGTCGAGCACACCGGCGACAACCTCACCGGTGAGGGCGAGGGCGACGACGAGTCGCTGATCGTCGACCTGCCCAAGGTGCCGGCCGCCTGCGACAAGATCATCTTTCCGGTCTCGATCCACGACGCGGACAACCGCGGCCAGACCTTCGGCCAGGTCGGCAACGCCTTCATCCGGGTCGTCAACCAGGCCGACGGCCAGGAACTGGCGCGCTACGACCTGAGCGAGGACGCGTCGACGGAGACCGCCATGATCTTCGGGGAGCTGTACCGCTATCAGGGCGAGTGGAAGTTCCGTGCAGTTGGACAGGGGTACGCGTCGGGTCTGAAGGGCATCGCTCTAGACTTCGGAGTCAACGTTTCGTAA
- a CDS encoding DUF475 domain-containing protein — translation MILKTFGWSFAVTALGLVAAVFYGGWTGFGIVAILSILEISLSFDNAVVNAGILKKMSAFWQKIFLTVGVLIAVFGMRLVFPVVIVAISAKIGPIDAVDLALNDKDQYQQLVTDAHPSIAAFGGMFLLMIFLDFIFEDRDIKWLGWLERPLAKLGKVDMLSVCIALIVLMISAMTFATNAHQHGGAHVDKAQTVLISGIAGLITYMIVGGLSGYFEDKLEEEEEREHEEEEQAERTGTKKPAIVLAGQAAFFMFLYLEVLDASFSFDGVIGAFAVTNDIVLMALGLGIGAMYVRSLTVYLVRQGTLDDYVYLEHGAHYAIGALAGILLVTIQYQIHEVITGLVGVVLIAWSFWSSVRRNTKLAAAEGKAAASDEKTEVSSGV, via the coding sequence GTGATTCTGAAAACCTTCGGCTGGTCGTTCGCGGTCACCGCGCTCGGCCTGGTCGCGGCGGTCTTCTACGGGGGGTGGACCGGCTTCGGCATCGTGGCGATCCTCTCCATCCTCGAGATCTCGCTGTCCTTCGACAACGCTGTGGTCAACGCCGGAATCCTGAAGAAGATGAGTGCCTTCTGGCAGAAGATCTTCCTCACCGTCGGTGTCCTCATCGCCGTCTTCGGTATGCGGCTCGTCTTCCCCGTCGTGATCGTGGCCATCAGCGCCAAGATCGGTCCGATAGACGCGGTCGATCTCGCGCTCAACGACAAGGACCAGTACCAGCAGCTGGTCACCGACGCCCACCCGTCGATCGCCGCCTTCGGTGGCATGTTCCTGTTGATGATCTTCCTCGACTTCATCTTCGAGGACCGGGACATCAAGTGGCTCGGTTGGCTGGAACGCCCGCTCGCCAAGCTCGGCAAGGTCGACATGCTGTCGGTCTGCATCGCCCTCATCGTGCTCATGATCTCCGCGATGACCTTCGCGACCAACGCCCACCAGCACGGTGGCGCCCACGTCGACAAGGCGCAGACGGTGCTCATCTCCGGCATCGCCGGCCTGATCACGTACATGATCGTCGGCGGGCTCTCCGGCTACTTCGAGGACAAACTCGAGGAAGAGGAGGAGCGCGAGCACGAGGAGGAGGAACAGGCCGAGCGCACCGGCACGAAGAAGCCGGCCATCGTCCTCGCCGGACAGGCCGCGTTCTTCATGTTCCTCTACCTCGAAGTGCTGGACGCGTCCTTCTCCTTCGACGGTGTGATCGGCGCCTTCGCCGTCACGAACGACATCGTGCTGATGGCCCTGGGTCTCGGTATCGGCGCCATGTACGTCCGGTCGCTCACGGTCTACCTGGTCCGCCAGGGCACCCTCGACGACTACGTCTACCTGGAGCACGGCGCGCACTACGCGATCGGCGCCCTGGCCGGCATCCTGCTCGTCACCATCCAGTACCAGATCCACGAGGTCATCACCGGCCTGGTGGGTGTCGTCCTGATCGCCTGGTCCTTCTGGTCCTCCGTGCGCCGCAACACCAAACTGGCAGCGGCCGAGGGAAAAGCGGCGGCCTCGGACGAGAAGACTGAGGTCTCGTCCGGGGTGTGA